In Rhodothermales bacterium, a single window of DNA contains:
- a CDS encoding DUF2723 domain-containing protein, translated as MNWKRTDRLVAGLVFLYAFVLYILTVAPATSFWDSGEFIAIANRLQVSHPPGAPFYMLVGRFFSMFVPTEFVALSVNLVSVLSSALTVMLLHLIVVRLVREWQGHPSTWARVDRIGALAGGVIAATTFAVTDSFWFNAVEAEVYAMSMLFTALVVWLVLKWREEAALEEERLSGGQHRFGLATNRYLILIAYLFGLAIGVHLLNLLAVFFIALIVYYFEFERPEWTPKQQFLGLLATGFVSVVIFLVIYPGVVQVLPGLAGASGVPVFFAIAVIATVAFGVWWSHAKGMQALNLVMLCMTMVLIGYSTYSLIFIRSAADPPIDENDPETVEAIISYLKREQYGNTPILKGNTYDNQLGRIDTRPGSETWFPRRYSQDPNHVRIYSQYQSDSEFFWKYQVGHMYVRYFLWNFVGKANDTQDAPAITGLSDREDERYFYQTPSERASRNVYFGLPLLLGLIGMAFHFMRDRRRAFAVGILFFVSGIGIILYLNQTPFQPRERDYSYVASFFAFAIWVGLGATGIIRLMNDALAGRFNEQAQAVFSWAGAIVLFLAVPGWMALENYDDHDRSGRYVAGDYAYNMLMSVDDNAVLFTNGDNDTFPLWYAQEVEGVRQDVRVANLSLLNTPWYVRQLKNQYSRTSEPLPISMPDAAIDDLTIEAWRPRELELPVDRDRLLAGLNEASGFVPMGDSAEIESPMRWMLEGRPYDQEINLLYGADQVALNMIMTNAQQDWKRPIYFAVTVAPDGQLDLQDYFQLEGQAYRIVPIKHDQLYGRVVPGISDERLRQFRFRGLNDPDVYFDENIRRMVDNYRNIFSTTASQMADAGLIEEGIELLDWFMEQVPFETIPGDETSFIFLAQAYRDLGDAEKANAILKKAEPLILHRFTNSDNLDTRGIQRLGRFIDIMRTSYMTSGDFESAARLTNAIADAIGDSTYRQTPEELRRLYENR; from the coding sequence ATGAACTGGAAACGTACTGACCGACTGGTTGCCGGCCTCGTATTCCTGTACGCCTTCGTCCTGTATATCCTGACCGTGGCTCCCGCCACGTCGTTCTGGGATTCGGGCGAGTTCATTGCCATTGCCAACCGGCTGCAGGTCTCGCACCCGCCAGGTGCGCCGTTCTACATGCTCGTAGGACGTTTTTTCTCGATGTTTGTGCCAACGGAGTTCGTTGCCCTGTCGGTGAACCTGGTATCGGTCCTGTCCAGTGCACTGACGGTCATGTTGCTCCACCTGATTGTGGTCCGCCTGGTCCGGGAATGGCAGGGACACCCCTCGACGTGGGCCAGGGTGGATCGGATTGGAGCGTTGGCCGGTGGCGTCATCGCAGCAACCACGTTCGCCGTCACCGATTCCTTCTGGTTCAACGCCGTCGAAGCCGAAGTCTATGCCATGTCCATGCTGTTCACGGCATTGGTGGTCTGGCTGGTGCTCAAGTGGCGCGAAGAAGCCGCCCTTGAGGAAGAGCGTCTGTCCGGTGGCCAACATCGGTTCGGCCTGGCCACCAACCGGTACCTCATCCTGATTGCCTACCTGTTCGGCCTGGCCATCGGCGTGCACCTGTTGAACCTGCTGGCCGTGTTCTTCATCGCACTGATTGTTTATTATTTCGAGTTCGAACGGCCCGAATGGACCCCGAAACAGCAATTCCTGGGCCTGCTGGCGACCGGATTCGTATCGGTCGTGATCTTCCTGGTCATCTACCCCGGCGTGGTCCAGGTGCTGCCGGGTCTGGCCGGCGCATCGGGCGTACCCGTGTTCTTCGCCATTGCCGTCATCGCGACGGTGGCCTTCGGCGTCTGGTGGTCCCATGCCAAAGGCATGCAGGCACTCAACCTGGTCATGTTGTGCATGACCATGGTGCTCATAGGGTACTCCACCTATTCCCTGATTTTCATCCGGAGCGCCGCCGATCCGCCGATCGACGAGAACGATCCCGAGACGGTGGAAGCCATCATTTCGTACCTGAAGCGGGAGCAGTACGGCAATACCCCCATCCTCAAGGGAAACACGTACGACAACCAACTGGGGCGCATAGACACGCGACCGGGAAGCGAGACCTGGTTTCCGCGTCGGTACAGCCAGGACCCGAACCACGTCCGCATATACAGCCAGTACCAGTCGGACAGCGAGTTCTTCTGGAAGTACCAGGTCGGGCACATGTATGTCCGGTATTTCCTGTGGAATTTCGTCGGAAAGGCGAACGACACGCAGGACGCTCCTGCCATCACAGGCCTCTCGGACCGCGAGGACGAACGCTATTTCTACCAGACACCCAGTGAACGGGCCAGCCGGAACGTGTACTTCGGGCTTCCCCTCCTGCTGGGTCTCATAGGTATGGCCTTCCATTTCATGCGGGACCGGCGCCGGGCCTTCGCCGTCGGCATCCTGTTCTTCGTGTCGGGCATCGGAATCATCCTGTATCTGAACCAGACGCCGTTCCAGCCTCGTGAGCGGGACTATTCCTACGTCGCCAGTTTCTTCGCCTTCGCCATCTGGGTGGGGCTCGGCGCGACCGGAATCATCCGCCTGATGAACGATGCCCTTGCAGGGCGATTCAATGAGCAGGCGCAGGCCGTTTTCTCATGGGCAGGTGCCATCGTGCTGTTCCTGGCCGTCCCGGGATGGATGGCACTGGAGAACTACGATGACCACGACCGCAGTGGCCGTTACGTGGCGGGCGATTATGCCTACAACATGCTCATGAGCGTGGACGACAATGCCGTCCTGTTCACGAACGGAGACAACGACACCTTCCCGCTCTGGTATGCCCAGGAAGTGGAAGGCGTGCGCCAGGATGTGCGCGTAGCGAACCTGTCGCTCCTCAACACGCCGTGGTACGTGCGTCAGCTCAAGAACCAGTACTCTCGCACGTCCGAGCCGCTTCCCATAAGCATGCCGGACGCGGCCATTGACGACCTGACCATTGAAGCCTGGCGACCGCGTGAACTCGAATTGCCCGTGGACCGGGACCGCCTGTTGGCCGGACTGAACGAAGCGTCAGGGTTCGTGCCCATGGGCGACTCGGCCGAAATCGAGTCACCCATGCGTTGGATGCTTGAAGGGAGACCCTATGACCAGGAGATCAACCTGTTGTACGGGGCCGACCAGGTCGCGCTGAACATGATCATGACGAACGCCCAGCAGGATTGGAAACGTCCCATCTACTTCGCCGTGACCGTTGCACCGGACGGACAGTTGGACCTGCAGGACTATTTCCAGCTGGAGGGACAGGCCTACCGCATTGTCCCCATCAAGCACGACCAGTTGTACGGCCGCGTCGTACCGGGCATTTCGGACGAAAGATTGCGCCAATTCCGGTTCCGTGGACTGAACGATCCGGACGTGTATTTCGACGAGAACATCCGCAGGATGGTCGATAATTACCGCAATATCTTCTCGACCACGGCGTCCCAGATGGCAGATGCCGGGCTGATTGAAGAAGGGATCGAGTTGCTGGACTGGTTCATGGAACAGGTGCCGTTCGAGACCATCCCGGGCGATGAGACATCGTTCATTTTCCTGGCCCAGGCTTACCGGGATCTTGGCGACGCGGAGAAAGCAAATGCCATCCTGAAGAAGGCCGAACCGCTCATCCTGCATCGGTTCACGAACAGTGACAATCTGGACACGCGCGGCATCCAACGGCTGGGACGTTTCATCGACATCATGCGGACCAGCTACATGACCTCAGGGGATTTCGAATCGGCGGCGCGGTTGACGAATGCCATTGCAGACGCCATCGGCGACTCGACCTACCGTCAGACTCCGGAAGAACTCCGACGCCTGTACGAGAACCGATAA
- a CDS encoding choice-of-anchor V domain-containing protein gives MFRFLLVVVPMLLVGARAYRTGAPAFSTGAPNEQTCAACHTGNPVNDASGSLVIVAPANYVPGSTVDLVVRAQRAGASRFGFEITALDGANQPVGTFDVSGPGIQLALGSTHHVTHDPAANATGEFEWTVPWEAPASGTGEVTFYAAANAANGDFSNFGDFIFTAMQASSEMSGTHVDGRDAVPGHAWSLQSVWPNPLLDSDLSLRVEALPGTTFDVSIHDIQGRMVWSRAVDQGDGSGARLLAGTRDLAPGAYIVRVGTHGADGPAVQTRTFTKLR, from the coding sequence ATGTTCAGATTCTTGTTGGTGGTCGTTCCCATGCTCCTGGTTGGAGCCCGGGCGTACCGGACCGGTGCGCCGGCGTTCTCGACGGGTGCACCGAACGAACAGACGTGTGCTGCCTGTCACACGGGCAATCCCGTGAACGATGCGTCCGGATCCCTGGTCATCGTGGCTCCGGCGAACTACGTACCAGGAAGCACGGTCGACCTGGTCGTGCGCGCCCAACGCGCCGGTGCCAGCCGGTTCGGATTCGAGATCACCGCCCTGGACGGCGCGAACCAACCTGTGGGTACGTTCGACGTGTCCGGGCCAGGCATTCAGCTGGCCTTGGGCAGCACGCATCATGTGACGCACGATCCCGCGGCCAATGCGACCGGCGAATTCGAGTGGACCGTGCCGTGGGAAGCGCCGGCATCCGGGACCGGCGAGGTCACCTTCTATGCGGCCGCCAATGCGGCAAATGGTGACTTTTCCAACTTCGGCGATTTCATTTTCACGGCAATGCAGGCGTCCAGTGAAATGTCCGGCACTCATGTGGATGGGCGTGATGCCGTACCGGGCCATGCATGGTCCCTGCAATCCGTGTGGCCCAACCCGCTTCTGGACAGCGACCTCTCGCTCCGCGTGGAGGCCTTGCCCGGAACGACGTTCGACGTGAGCATCCACGACATCCAGGGCCGCATGGTCTGGTCCCGTGCGGTTGATCAGGGCGATGGATCAGGTGCCCGGTTGTTGGCCGGTACCCGCGATCTGGCACCGGGTGCTTACATCGTCCGCGTCGGTACCCATGGGGCCGACGGTCCGGCCGTCCAGACGCGCACGTTTACCAAGTTGCGCTGA
- the rsfS gene encoding ribosome silencing factor: MAVEAILDKKGRDILILDVHEVSGMADIFILATADSDLQVRAITEAIRVKIKEEADERPWHVEGTDHHQWVLMDYVDLVVNIFLPAKREYYALDRLWGDAPREQVVDDGQVEDVQMLKEDAS; encoded by the coding sequence TTGGCCGTCGAAGCCATCCTGGACAAGAAGGGACGGGACATCCTCATCCTGGATGTGCATGAAGTCAGTGGCATGGCGGATATCTTCATCCTGGCCACCGCCGACTCGGATCTCCAGGTCCGTGCCATCACCGAAGCCATCCGGGTGAAGATCAAGGAGGAGGCCGATGAGCGGCCTTGGCACGTGGAGGGGACGGATCATCATCAGTGGGTCCTCATGGACTACGTGGATCTCGTCGTCAATATTTTCCTTCCGGCCAAGCGGGAATATTACGCCCTCGATCGATTGTGGGGCGATGCACCGCGCGAACAGGTCGTGGACGACGGCCAGGTGGAAGATGTCCAGATGCTGAAGGAGGATGCGTCGTGA
- a CDS encoding LytR C-terminal domain-containing protein, with the protein MADGRNFLLNTGLVVAAVVAAILVYALYARVTVERPDPRRLDDSGRQSGDYIQVEVFNGCGEEGVAKQFRDHFVALGFDVVGVDNYTRMDVAETMIVDRAGNLEAARQVALALGVPESRIVQEIRPDYFLDVMVVIGLDYAELTPYSSGTGSSQR; encoded by the coding sequence GTGGCAGACGGCCGTAATTTCCTCCTGAACACGGGACTGGTGGTGGCGGCCGTGGTAGCGGCCATCCTGGTATATGCCCTGTATGCGCGCGTCACCGTCGAGCGTCCCGATCCCCGGAGATTGGATGATTCCGGTCGGCAATCCGGGGACTACATCCAGGTGGAAGTGTTCAACGGATGTGGAGAGGAGGGCGTCGCGAAGCAGTTCCGCGACCATTTCGTGGCGCTGGGTTTCGACGTCGTCGGGGTGGACAATTATACGCGGATGGACGTCGCCGAGACCATGATCGTGGATCGCGCAGGAAACTTGGAGGCCGCGCGGCAAGTTGCCTTGGCTCTCGGAGTTCCGGAATCCCGCATTGTGCAGGAAATCCGACCGGACTATTTTCTCGATGTCATGGTTGTCATCGGGCTGGATTACGCGGAACTGACCCCCTATTCATCCGGAACTGGATCATCACAGAGGTAA
- the tsaD gene encoding tRNA (adenosine(37)-N6)-threonylcarbamoyltransferase complex transferase subunit TsaD yields MIVLGIETSCDDTAAAVVDGGRLRSSVVASQLDHEAFGGVVPELASRAHERVLLPTIQRALDEAGIQRTDLDGIAVTQGPGLIGSLIVGVSLAKTLALGLDIPVVGVHHLDGHIESLFLGDATPAFPLLVLIVSGGHTQLVHMTSAVERSLMGRTRDDAAGEAFDKVAKMIGLGWPGGPVIDRLAQGGHPAHHHFTRTRLPGFDFSFSGIKTGVLYHLNDMDVEARKTYLEDHTADLCASFQEAVVDMLVEPLERAMVATGTTRVGLVGGVSANRRLRERISGLVEAHGGTFHVPDFRFCMDNAAMIALSGWKRLEAGHASTLDLVAHPSLPFA; encoded by the coding sequence ATGATCGTTCTGGGAATTGAAACGTCGTGCGATGACACCGCGGCCGCTGTCGTGGACGGGGGGCGGTTGCGGTCGTCCGTCGTGGCGTCGCAACTGGACCATGAGGCGTTCGGGGGTGTCGTGCCCGAACTGGCCTCCCGGGCCCATGAACGCGTGTTGCTCCCCACCATCCAGCGTGCCCTGGACGAGGCCGGTATCCAGCGGACCGACCTGGACGGCATTGCCGTGACCCAGGGACCCGGACTCATCGGATCGCTCATTGTGGGCGTCAGCCTGGCCAAGACACTCGCGCTTGGACTGGATATCCCGGTCGTGGGCGTTCATCACCTGGATGGTCATATTGAATCCCTGTTCCTGGGAGATGCGACGCCTGCGTTTCCCCTGCTCGTCCTCATCGTTTCCGGCGGTCACACACAGTTGGTTCATATGACGTCCGCGGTAGAGCGGTCGCTCATGGGCCGCACGCGGGACGATGCCGCCGGAGAGGCCTTCGACAAGGTGGCCAAGATGATCGGCCTCGGATGGCCGGGCGGACCCGTCATCGATCGCCTGGCCCAAGGGGGCCACCCAGCCCACCATCATTTCACCCGCACCCGGCTTCCCGGATTCGACTTTTCATTCTCGGGGATCAAGACCGGCGTCCTGTATCATTTGAATGACATGGATGTGGAGGCCCGGAAGACCTATCTGGAGGACCACACGGCGGACCTGTGTGCATCGTTCCAGGAAGCGGTCGTCGACATGCTGGTGGAACCATTGGAGCGGGCCATGGTCGCAACAGGCACGACCCGCGTCGGACTGGTTGGCGGCGTATCGGCCAACCGACGTCTTCGGGAACGGATTTCCGGACTCGTTGAGGCGCACGGCGGTACCTTCCATGTACCGGATTTCCGGTTCTGCATGGACAACGCGGCCATGATTGCCTTGTCCGGTTGGAAACGACTGGAGGCCGGCCATGCGTCCACGCTGGATCTGGTGGCCCATCCCTCCCTCCCCTTCGCGTAA
- a CDS encoding chorismate mutase, with protein MPPESRPMTREELVRKLDALFREMPSDADLADWRGRIDTVDELVLALLNIRSVSANEIGRLKKERNIPVYVPKREEEVLNHVMSVNPGPLPDTAIRRLFERIIDETRSLERRNYQEEE; from the coding sequence ATGCCCCCTGAATCCCGCCCGATGACACGCGAAGAACTCGTCCGCAAACTGGATGCCCTGTTCCGGGAGATGCCGTCCGACGCGGACCTCGCCGATTGGCGGGGGCGCATAGACACCGTCGACGAACTGGTCCTGGCACTCCTGAACATCCGATCCGTCAGCGCGAACGAGATCGGTCGGCTGAAGAAAGAACGCAACATTCCGGTCTACGTCCCGAAACGGGAGGAGGAAGTACTCAATCACGTCATGTCGGTCAATCCGGGTCCCCTGCCGGATACCGCCATCCGGCGCTTGTTCGAGCGGATCATAGATGAGACCCGGTCATTGGAACGACGGAATTACCAGGAGGAAGAGTGA
- the mltG gene encoding endolytic transglycosylase MltG: MVLAALFVAGLAGLGLAAHLFWWSATPEFEDARAVKLPPGSSVEVVADSLVSAGILAKRTGFVWLAGLTGWGDQIKAGHYLFDAGASNVDLLLTLRQGLQSPIRIRVPGGTRRERLIRGMARDMAFTEAELDAVLSDSAFAATLGTDTTHLWAWMVPDSYDFYWLTDPEDVVRRIKSHADRSVSAAIDTLGALPRGYTPDEIIRLAGIIEWETSHVAEKRTISGVYHNRLRDRWRLDADPTVQYAVMLQEGDKRRLFFRDYRIDHPYNTYRRGGLPPGPITNPSLTSIEAAMTPESHGYYFFVARGDGTHIFSRTLAEHRRRANEYYRIMRERRAEQARQNADSAATE; encoded by the coding sequence ATGGTCTTGGCCGCGCTCTTCGTGGCCGGACTGGCCGGACTCGGCCTCGCTGCCCATCTGTTCTGGTGGTCCGCAACCCCGGAATTCGAGGATGCGCGCGCCGTCAAACTGCCGCCGGGCAGTTCCGTGGAGGTGGTCGCGGACAGCCTGGTATCGGCTGGTATCCTGGCCAAGCGGACCGGCTTCGTATGGTTGGCCGGGCTGACCGGCTGGGGGGATCAGATCAAGGCCGGGCATTATCTCTTCGATGCCGGCGCCTCCAATGTGGACCTGCTCCTGACCTTGCGACAGGGCCTTCAGAGCCCCATCCGGATCCGCGTGCCCGGAGGAACACGGCGGGAGCGCCTTATCCGCGGTATGGCGCGCGACATGGCCTTCACGGAAGCCGAACTGGACGCCGTGCTGTCCGACAGTGCCTTCGCGGCTACCCTCGGGACCGACACGACCCATCTGTGGGCCTGGATGGTACCGGACTCGTACGATTTCTATTGGCTGACCGATCCGGAAGACGTGGTGCGACGGATAAAGAGCCATGCCGACCGCTCCGTTTCGGCGGCCATCGATACGCTCGGAGCGTTGCCCCGCGGGTATACCCCGGACGAAATCATCCGTCTGGCGGGCATCATTGAATGGGAGACCAGCCACGTCGCGGAGAAGCGTACCATTTCCGGGGTGTACCACAACCGGCTCCGCGATCGCTGGCGACTGGACGCCGACCCGACGGTCCAGTACGCTGTCATGCTGCAGGAAGGCGACAAGCGTCGGCTGTTCTTCCGGGATTACCGCATTGACCATCCGTACAATACCTACCGGCGCGGCGGACTTCCACCCGGACCCATTACGAATCCTTCGTTGACCTCCATCGAGGCCGCCATGACGCCCGAGTCACACGGATACTACTTCTTCGTAGCCCGGGGCGACGGAACGCATATCTTTTCCCGCACCCTGGCCGAACATCGCCGGCGTGCCAACGAGTACTACCGCATCATGCGGGAGCGACGGGCCGAACAGGCCCGCCAGAACGCGGACTCGGCCGCGACGGAATAA
- a CDS encoding sigma-70 family RNA polymerase sigma factor, translated as MPETTIPDIPPDRFRSVVTDHQRTIYFVCRDLTGNHHDAEDLAQDVFVKAYHALHTLNGPLDNKPLVSGWLRRIAVNTYLNDRRAKKRTHVSVFPEEADASRPDAFGTAPSQTDTMADASIVQSRIARGLGVLTERERAAFTLRHFHGLPVQETAASLNVAPGTVKSLLHRAVRKLQVELSHLKEELTS; from the coding sequence ATGCCGGAAACCACGATTCCCGACATCCCTCCTGACCGTTTCCGGTCCGTGGTCACAGACCACCAGCGCACGATCTATTTCGTGTGTCGGGATCTGACCGGCAATCACCATGACGCAGAAGACCTTGCCCAGGACGTATTCGTGAAAGCCTACCATGCCCTGCATACCCTGAACGGCCCGCTTGACAACAAGCCGCTCGTGTCGGGCTGGCTCCGTCGCATTGCCGTGAACACGTACCTGAACGACCGTCGGGCCAAGAAGCGGACACACGTCAGCGTATTTCCTGAAGAAGCGGACGCCTCCCGTCCCGATGCGTTCGGAACTGCCCCGTCGCAGACGGACACGATGGCCGACGCATCCATCGTGCAGTCCCGTATAGCGCGCGGACTCGGGGTATTGACGGAACGGGAACGGGCCGCCTTCACACTGCGGCATTTCCACGGGTTGCCGGTCCAGGAGACCGCCGCATCGCTCAACGTGGCCCCGGGTACCGTCAAGAGTCTCTTGCACAGGGCCGTCCGGAAACTGCAGGTCGAGTTGTCCCACCTCAAGGAAGAACTGACATCATGA
- a CDS encoding HEAT repeat domain-containing protein: MKMTEMKMTEMKMTMMRLNNQTTAALLGFLFLTALTHPSTAQTAGADAEARAYAAANALILDGKWSDARHQMTAFVNRYPDSNRADHAAFYSCFAAEKMDPVSTEAFDCFDRFRTSHEGSSFRDDAESALIRISNRLAQAGRPEYRVRTEDLRTSANEEVALTALYALRNMGGDDARDAVLSLYERSGSEEVRKRVVYVLAEFDSGNVVPTLIRIAKEDASADVRKAAVYAIGQQYPRGTEATRTALLDILDTSTDVDVRKAVLYALANESDEANLPILERVALRDANEELAKAATYAIANIDGTRSATALTRILENATHRDVRKAALYAIGNLDAASSIPTLVDVALTSDDPELAKAATYALGNQDGAAAGEALARILDNGRTTEVRKAALYAIGNQGEGTVALGTLRRVATSGNDTELQKAAVYAIGNLDGEGAREALEAVFTSSTDGDVRRAALHAIANGDHDDASAFLLAVANGADAELAKTAVYALQQTNHFDVSAVVRVLETTPHDDVRRAAIHLLGEAESDDAVDALVTIIRSDAPAQVRTAAVQALGNIGTDKARAVLIELLGEN, translated from the coding sequence ATGAAGATGACCGAAATGAAGATGACTGAAATGAAGATGACCATGATGCGCTTGAACAACCAGACCACAGCCGCCCTGCTCGGCTTCCTTTTCCTTACGGCGCTCACCCACCCGTCCACGGCACAGACTGCCGGGGCGGACGCGGAAGCCCGCGCCTATGCCGCAGCGAATGCCCTCATCCTGGACGGCAAATGGAGCGATGCACGGCATCAGATGACCGCTTTCGTCAACCGGTACCCGGACTCCAACCGGGCCGATCACGCCGCCTTCTACAGCTGCTTTGCCGCCGAGAAAATGGACCCGGTATCGACCGAAGCCTTCGACTGTTTCGATCGCTTCCGTACGAGCCACGAGGGCAGCTCCTTCCGGGACGATGCGGAATCGGCTCTCATCCGGATTTCCAACCGCCTTGCCCAGGCCGGACGCCCCGAATACCGGGTCCGGACGGAGGATCTGCGGACCTCAGCCAATGAAGAAGTCGCCCTGACCGCCCTCTATGCGCTCCGCAACATGGGCGGAGACGATGCCCGGGACGCCGTCCTGTCCCTGTACGAGCGATCCGGATCCGAAGAGGTCCGCAAACGTGTGGTGTATGTCCTGGCCGAGTTCGACTCCGGGAACGTGGTCCCGACGCTCATCCGGATTGCCAAGGAGGATGCCTCGGCCGACGTCCGCAAGGCTGCGGTGTACGCCATCGGCCAGCAGTACCCGCGCGGAACGGAGGCCACCCGGACCGCCCTGTTGGATATCCTGGATACCAGCACGGACGTCGATGTCCGGAAAGCCGTGCTCTATGCGCTCGCAAACGAATCGGACGAGGCCAACCTTCCCATCCTGGAACGCGTGGCCCTGCGCGACGCGAATGAGGAGTTGGCCAAGGCCGCGACCTACGCCATCGCGAACATTGACGGTACCCGGTCGGCGACCGCCCTGACCCGCATCCTGGAAAACGCAACGCACCGGGACGTCAGGAAGGCCGCTCTGTATGCCATCGGCAATCTGGATGCGGCATCATCCATACCCACACTCGTGGATGTCGCATTGACGTCGGATGACCCCGAACTGGCCAAAGCCGCCACCTATGCCCTGGGCAACCAGGACGGCGCGGCAGCCGGCGAAGCACTGGCGCGGATCCTGGACAATGGCCGGACAACCGAGGTCCGGAAAGCCGCCCTGTACGCCATCGGCAACCAGGGCGAAGGCACGGTGGCACTCGGCACGCTGCGGCGTGTAGCAACGTCGGGGAACGATACCGAACTCCAGAAAGCAGCCGTCTATGCCATCGGCAACCTGGACGGTGAGGGCGCACGGGAAGCGCTCGAGGCTGTTTTCACCTCATCCACCGATGGCGATGTCCGCCGGGCCGCCCTGCATGCCATCGCCAACGGCGATCATGATGACGCCTCCGCGTTCCTGCTGGCCGTTGCCAACGGAGCGGACGCGGAACTGGCCAAGACCGCCGTGTACGCCCTGCAACAGACGAACCATTTCGATGTGTCGGCCGTCGTCCGCGTGCTGGAAACCACGCCGCACGACGATGTCCGCCGGGCCGCCATCCATTTGCTGGGCGAAGCGGAATCGGATGATGCCGTTGACGCACTCGTCACCATCATCCGCAGTGACGCACCCGCGCAGGTGCGCACCGCAGCGGTCCAGGCCCTCGGAAACATCGGCACCGACAAGGCCCGAGCCGTACTCATCGAGCTGCTGGGCGAGAATTGA
- a CDS encoding HEAT repeat domain-containing protein has product MERTRTVLAILVLTGFVITAAMPFLGIRPADLLTRSVDLVERAPAPVVLAGLDIHANDPELAKAAVYALANSLDAESISMMFPLIDEPLPLEVRKAVLYAVANHDGADVVSFLRGVASGDAETELRKAAVYAIGNSDHADAVPALVAVMGSDAPNDVRKAAVHALGNQDSDVARKALVDLIGNLQ; this is encoded by the coding sequence ATGGAACGAACACGAACCGTCCTCGCCATCCTCGTCCTGACGGGCTTTGTCATCACGGCCGCCATGCCCTTCCTGGGCATCCGCCCGGCAGATCTGTTGACCCGCAGCGTTGACCTCGTTGAGCGTGCCCCCGCACCCGTGGTTCTTGCCGGCCTCGATATCCACGCCAATGACCCTGAACTGGCCAAGGCAGCCGTCTATGCGCTGGCCAATTCCCTCGACGCCGAGTCGATCTCCATGATGTTTCCGCTTATCGATGAACCGCTGCCCCTTGAAGTCCGGAAAGCCGTCCTGTATGCCGTCGCAAACCATGACGGGGCCGACGTGGTGTCGTTCCTCCGGGGCGTAGCTTCGGGAGATGCGGAAACCGAGCTCAGGAAGGCCGCCGTGTACGCCATCGGGAATTCCGACCATGCGGATGCCGTGCCGGCATTGGTCGCCGTCATGGGCTCCGATGCGCCGAATGACGTCCGAAAGGCCGCCGTGCATGCCCTGGGCAACCAGGATTCGGACGTCGCCCGAAAAGCATTGGTGGACCTGATCGGAAACCTGCAATGA